From Mesorhizobium sp. Pch-S:
ACGATCGGCAATGCCGAAGAAAGCGCCAAATGGGTCCAGACCCATGGTTACAGCCGCATCATCCTTGTCACCAACAACTACCACATGCCGCGCAGCCTGCTGGAGATGGGCCGATTGCTGCAGGGTGCCAGGCTGGTGCCCTATCCGGTGGTCAACAGCAATCTCGACAATGGCGGCTGGCTGATCAAGCCGGGTGCCTTCCGCGTGCTCTTCACCGAATACAACAAGTACCTGCTGGCGCTTGGCCGTGTCGTCCTGCCGATCCGGCCGGCTTTCGCCAGCCATGCGGGCGATTGACGCCTGCAATCTCCCGGCAGACCGGCTGAGGGAATACTAGCCCGGGGTTCCCGCGCGCAATCCGGCGATTTCCGCTTCCAGCACAGCAATGCGCTTGTCGCGCTCGCCCAGGATCGCCGCCACGTCGGCCGCGTCGAAGCGCTGGGGAATGTGCTGCGGGCAGTTCGCGTCCCAGGTCGACACGGTGAACAGGATGACCTGTTCGGGGCGTGCCTTGTAGTCTGGCGGCATCAGCCGGGTCAGAAGTTCGGGATCATTCTCGATGACACGTGCCTCGCCCCAGATCTTGATGCGCTGCCGCATCATGTAATCGATGAGGAAAAGGAAAGCCTTGCCGTTGTCGGCCAGGTTGCCCTGTGAAATGAACTGCCGGTTGCCCGAGAAGTCGGCGAAGCCGATGGTGCGATGGTCCAGCACATGCAGGAAGCCCGCCGGGCCA
This genomic window contains:
- a CDS encoding pyridoxamine 5'-phosphate oxidase family protein, with amino-acid sequence MAGSRTYASDVAFTPAVKAIQARKGSRQAYARSEERGWNQDITPDLAAFIAAQTSIFFATANGEGQPYIQHRGGPAGFLHVLDHRTIGFADFSGNRQFISQGNLADNGKAFLFLIDYMMRQRIKIWGEARVIENDPELLTRLMPPDYKARPEQVILFTVSTWDANCPQHIPQRFDAADVAAILGERDKRIAVLEAEIAGLRAGTPG